TGGTTTTAGCACAAATATATGTATTGATCAATAAACAAACTGCGAATTCTGTACTGAATTAACAAACAAATCCGGAAGTTACGTTGCCTTTGGTTTATAGTCTTGTTGCTGTAGGTGTTGCTTTTATTGTGGTAGTTTTAGTTCTTGCTGTTGCCGTGGTCGTcttagtagttgttgttgtttgtcagTTAGGTGACTCAAATACGTTTCCTGGTGATTAACCAAATGATAAggaaggataaggataaggataagattttatatagtccatgagggtaacctcacagaaattcgggctgctttctccctggggaaagcgagctgtaatacagtatacggcgctacccatttttttttcctgcatgcgtgtattcatgtttccaagccctgagacttcatgccgtgtgagatggaattttttttacactttattccaagtcgcacgggtatttggtggacatttttatctatgcctatacaattttgccaggaaagacctttttgtcaatcgtgggatctttaacgtgcacaccccaatgtagtgtacacgaagggacctcggtttttcgtctcatccgaaagactagcacttgaacccaccacctaggttaggaaaggggggagaaaattgcggcctgacccaggcctgaacacgcaacctctcgcttccgagcgcaagtgcgttaccactcggccacccagttctgCATTTCTTTTGGCGACCACTGAGGCATTGCTACGTTTGGTTTCAGCTTCCTAATTTTATATTGATGTTTAAGGTTGTTCACTGTGGGTTAAACCAAATTACTGTGGTTGAAATTTCTTCCATTTGACTTAAATGATATTGCAAACAGagactttttttctgtcttcccaCAGCTCAAAAGTTGCAGAGatctgaaaaatgtcatgacgcAGGCCAGCAACCGTTACATCCTCTTCGACAACAGAGAAGAGCTGAGTGAAGAGAAGAAGAGGGACCAAGTAGATCAACTGATGTCCATGGTGCACCAGTTAGTTAAGGAAAACGATGGCTTTTTCAaacacaaactgacaaacaTGTTGAACGTGGCCATGACTGTGCTGAGAGCAGCAGAGGTGATGAAACGAAGACGGACAAAATCAAAACCCAAGCTGAAACCCAAACCCAAGCTGAAACCCAAACCAAAGCTGAAACCCAAACCCGAAGGAGCCACAAATGTGCAGGCTTCAGCTAAAAGCTTAGACCTGACTTCATCGACTGCAGCGAAAACGTTTACTGACACTCCCCCACCAAAACCACCACGAGCTTTTCCCATCGAAACCACGTATGCAACAGAAGATGAAGGGACAAGGAATGCCAGAGAATCCATAGAGAATATGCACCTCGAAGACAAAATTCTACAAGAATCTACAGAAGGAGGCGCAGCCCTGAAAGATCCTGGAACGTTTGTCTACGAGAGAGAAGCGAGTACTCAAGAAGAATCTACCGAACAAAGCGCGTCTTCGGCAGATCCTGTCTTTTCTATGGACGAGGTTACAGAACAGCGGATGGTGGAAGAGGACCTGAAGAGGATGCTGGCTCGAGGCACTGCAGACCTCAACGAAGAACAGCTGCAGGAGCTGCAGAGGGCTTCAGGGTCACTGGGAGAAAACTTCCAAGAAGGGCTGGCCAAACGTTCTATCAAGAAGCTTCGTCAGTGCAGTGTGATGTGACTGTTTAGAGCAAGACTCTAAATCCCTCGTGAAGATAATACAATAACCGATGATTCAGAAAAAGGTTAACTCCAGAAGAAACATTGTTTTTAAGGCTTTACCATTTTTTGgtggtggtttgtgtgtgtgtgtgtgtgtgtgtgtgtgtgtgtgtgtgtgtgtgtgtgtgtgtgtgtgtgtgagtgtgtgtgtgtgtttgtgtgtgtgtttgtgtgtgtgtgtgtgtgtgtgtgtgatcaagaTGCTTCATCAGTGCAGTGACTTtgctgaagaagaagacgtgTACATTTCGCAGGTGAAAGATCAACCAAGGGGTGGCCCACCAAAGTTATAAAGCTTCACAAATTACACACGTTGAAAAAAGCTTGGCATGGCTTTCCTTGATGATAACGTACTTGATTCATTCTGGTGGGttaaaaagggaaaaaaggaaaaatcaggtggttttttttctcgagaGTTTGGTGCATAGTAAATTTGCCAAAGAAGATTGCATGCACCCATTAGACATAACTGACAAAAGTTCTGAGAGGCCACATATAATCATGGTGTTAAAAGTGTACGTAGAAATAGTTGGTTTGTCTATAGATGTAAACAATCTCTATGTATTTCTATACAACACTTGTTTAAACACTTGTTTTAGTTGTGCACTTTTGTTTGCATTTTTAATTAACAATAATACAACTAAATAACTGGATAAAGTTCATAAGGATTGGCGCttgtatatgcatgttttgatgtaatCCTGAGGTGAATGTTGGTAAAATAacttgatgtgtgtgtctgtatagcGGGAAACAACGGCTAATACACAttactgtttttctttttcaggTTGGTGTGCACACATTCTCATTTACTAGTACTCCTTACTTGACTTATAGTTTTCCAGAGCTCATGCAAGCAATCATTGCACAACTACTCATGCTAGTTGAAAGTTGTAGATAAGTGCAAAATGTGCTACATAACCAGCCAGTACAAACGTTCAGTGACACTTGACTGGAAAGGTTTACAATAAATTCACATCGTAGCATGCATAATATCACATGCGGCTAGATAAAAGGTGCAGCGCATAACGGTTTTTTTAACTCAATATCCAAGGGCAACTTTTAACTTTTTCGCTCCTTGATACAAGCATCGTGTGTTTCTTGAAATGTGCTGTCTATAGAGCTTTTCATGTTTAAAATGTAACTAAAATTACAAACTGTAAATAAATTGGTTCCCCAAATATACATGTAAAGTATTAGCGATTGTGCTTGATTGGTAGTAACCGGTTGTCCTTTGCATTCACATGTGCGCTTGTTCGCGCGAACACGCAGCCTGTATTCAAATACACTGAGTGATGCTTTCATGCATGGCACATAGAAATAATAGATTCTGATTATggagacgcacatacacaccggaatgtggacacacacacgcacacacacacacacacacacacacacacacatacacacacacacacacatacccacacacatatacacacacacacacacacacacccacacacacacacatgaacacggCCAAACATTTGCTAAATGATATGCACTTGTTCTGATTATTGTGCCAATAGCTCGACCTTCGGTCTGATTTCATCGAGTTTATATTACATTTACATTATGTAATTGTCACATTTGCGCTGTTCACATTTATATGGGGCTAGAGAACAGGGCTGCGGGGCGGGGTGGGGTAGGCTTCatgaataataaaataaaattatcgtGCACATTGTACAATACAAAGTCTCTTTGGCAGTTTAGCAAGAATATTTATTGAGTAAACACCTACCTATATCTAACCTATTCGCCCCTTGACAGAATTGACTGACACCGTTTTGTGCAATGCCCTTGACCTCTGCACTCGAGACATTTATTGCAAGGTTAAGAGTTCTTTGAATTACCTTGTCATGGAAATTCTTCAGAACACTTGACTTGGTTTCTGTACAGCGTGTATATAGGTCAGCTGACAAGGGCATTGCGGATCGATTGGTTGTACTTGCTAAGGGGCATATCAAGGAAAAGGTAAGTGTGTATGATGATCTCAGAAAACAAGTTTAATGGCATTTTTTGTAACTGTAACTAGTCACCTTTCCAAAATATCGTTTGAAGGCACCTTAGACTTTTAGGGTACTTTTGTTCAGGATGGTGGCAAGCAGCATTGACTGTTGAAGTCAATGCCAAAAGATGTCTAAAAGTTTGGTGAAAACAGCTATGATGTTAAAATAATTCGTTTCATTGAAGGATATTTCCACCAGTTTATGTGATGGAACAACATCGCCCGACGATCAAATTGCCACGCCTTCCGCCCGTCCTCCCTCTTATTCTTACCGTGTTAATGGAAACTGTAGTGCCCTTATATGACCATTTGCATGATTGTTGATCTGCAACGACGAGACTGCAAATAAAATAAGTCTTGAATCCAACATTTGAACTAGACTCTAACGAGCAATGAATATCGCAAACCGGGTCTGCTGAGAAAGTAGTTTGAACGCGTATTTTATTGTGTGAATTGTACCTATTGCAATAAGAAACTTATCCGTTTGGCTTTAGTCGGGACAATTCCTTTGACCGGTTTCTTTGTGTAAATTGCTAATCGGCATATACGTTACGCGATTTCATGTCATTGACACATTGTGAATGGAGATTATAACAAAATATACGTGATTATTGTTCACAACCATACAATACAGACACTTCTCTTCAAAAGGCTAACCTCAGGTCTACTGAGAAAGTCCTTAACGTCCTAAATCTGTTTAACATTTTGGCAAAGGTTTTGAACAGTTTTGAATCTTCATTATGGCGCTTGGCGTAGACCGCCCTTTTGACAATGCTGTTCTTTGAATTGCTCCCTCATGCCAATTCTATGGAACACTTTAACCTAGGTCACTACAGGATTTATATGGGTCAGATGACTAGACCACTTATTACAAATCGATTGGTGTGTGACTCGTGGTGAGTACCAAAGACGTGAATCTCGCTGTAAGTGGCGGCATATACGTGAAGTGTACATGTAAAACCCCAAACTTACCAATTGACGTGCTTCCTTTC
The sequence above is a segment of the Littorina saxatilis isolate snail1 linkage group LG3, US_GU_Lsax_2.0, whole genome shotgun sequence genome. Coding sequences within it:
- the LOC138961986 gene encoding GTPase IMAP family member 4-like, with the translated sequence MATQTSQTVLQPALFNDGQCRLMLIGKTGNGKSSTGNSILGRPAFEEHFGMNSGTREGDLQSVTMGDIDIQVMDTPGLCDTELENDLIAVRITRSLLAMHPGPHAVILCLSCDRRFTEEEFQVFEALKDMFGDKMTSHLIVVMVRRDLLEKANICFEDQLKSCRDLKNVMTQASNRYILFDNREELSEEKKRDQVDQLMSMVHQLVKENDGFFKHKLTNMLNVAMTVLRAAEVMKRRRTKSKPKLKPKPKLKPKPKLKPKPEGATNVQASAKSLDLTSSTAAKTFTDTPPPKPPRAFPIETTYATEDEGTRNARESIENMHLEDKILQESTEGGAALKDPGTFVYEREASTQEESTEQSASSADPVFSMDEVTEQRMVEEDLKRMLARGTADLNEEQLQELQRASGSLGENFQEGLAKRSIKKLRQCSVM